Proteins found in one Passer domesticus isolate bPasDom1 chromosome 8 unlocalized genomic scaffold, bPasDom1.hap1 SUPER_8_unloc_1, whole genome shotgun sequence genomic segment:
- the LOC135291595 gene encoding olfactory receptor 14A16-like — MSNSSSISHFLLLALADTRQLQLLHFCLLLGISLAALLGNGLIISAVACGHHLHTPMFFFLLNLALSDLGSICTTVPKAMHNSLWNNTTISYTACAAQLFFFLFFMSAEYFLLTIMCYDRYVSICKPLHYGTLLGSRACAHMAAVAWASAFLNALLHTANTFSLPLCRGNALGQFFCDIPQILKLSCSKSYLRELGFLVFSICLGLCCFVFIVFSYVQIFRAVLRIPSEQGRHKAFSTCLPHLAVVSLFLSTVIFAHLKPSSISSPSLDLVVSVLYSVVPPALNPLIYSLRNQELKAAVERWMNGWCQQH; from the coding sequence atgtccaacagcagctccatcagccatttcctcctgctggcattggcagacacgcggcagctgcagctcctgcacttctgcctcttgctgggcatctccctggctgccctcctgggcaacggcctcatcatcagcgccgtagcctgcggccaccacctgcacacacccatgttcttcttcctgctcaacctggccctcagcgacctgggctccatctgcaccactgtccccaaagccatgcacaattccctctggaacaacaccaccatctcctacacagcatgtgctgcacagctctttttctttctgttctttatgtcagcagagtatttcctcctgaccatcatgtgctacgaccgctacgtgtccatctgcaaacccctgcactacgggaccctcctgggcagcagagcttgtgcccacatggcagcagttgcctgggccagtgcctttctcaatgctctgctgcacacagccaatacattttccctgcccctgtgccgtggtaatgccctgggccagttcttctgtgacaTCCCACAAATCCTCAAGCTCTCTTGTTCCAAATcctacctcagggaactggggTTTCTTGTGTTTTCCATCTGTTTAGGActgtgttgttttgtgttcattgttttctcctatgtgcagatcttcagggctgtgttgaggatcccctctgagcagggacggcacaaagccttttccacctgcctccctcacctggctgtggtctctctgttctTGAGCACTGTTATCTTTGCTCACCTGAAGCCatcctccatctcctccccatccctggatctggtggtgtcagttctgtactcggtggtgcctccagccctgaaccctctcatctacagcctgaggaaccaggagctgaaggctgCAGTGGAGAGATGGATGAATGGCTGGTGTCAGCAACATTAA